Proteins encoded together in one Bacteroides ovatus window:
- a CDS encoding GNAT family N-acetyltransferase, whose product MPLKLTTYYHGKDIPELPGKNTFHSKELFLIYEATPGYTPLLIVATEDGRPVARLLAAIRKAKKWLPSSLVKHCVVYSEGEFLDESLSTNKEKAEEVFGDMLEHLTQEASRSCVLIEFRNLNNSMFGYRVFRANDYFPVNWLRVRNSLHSMKKTEDRFSPSRIRQIKKGLKNGAKVEEAHTVEEIHDFSRMLHKVYSSRIRRYFPANDFFRHMNDMLIKGQQAKIFVVKYKEKIIGGSVCIYSGDDAYLWFSGGMKKTYALQYPGVLAVWKALEDAHQRGFRHMEFMDVGLPFRKHGYRDFVLRFGGKQSSTRRWFRVNWNWLNKLLVKFYV is encoded by the coding sequence ATGCCACTGAAACTAACAACATATTATCATGGGAAGGATATTCCTGAATTGCCGGGAAAAAATACCTTCCATTCCAAAGAGTTATTTCTGATTTATGAAGCAACTCCTGGGTATACTCCTTTATTAATAGTGGCAACAGAAGACGGCAGACCTGTGGCACGCCTGCTTGCTGCCATCCGCAAAGCGAAAAAGTGGCTTCCCTCCTCTTTAGTGAAACATTGCGTAGTATATAGCGAAGGTGAATTTCTAGATGAGTCGCTTTCGACCAACAAAGAAAAGGCAGAAGAAGTCTTTGGCGATATGCTCGAACATCTCACACAAGAAGCATCGCGTAGCTGTGTCCTGATCGAATTCCGGAACCTCAATAATTCGATGTTCGGTTACCGGGTTTTCCGTGCCAATGATTATTTCCCTGTCAACTGGCTGCGGGTACGCAATTCGCTGCACAGTATGAAAAAGACGGAAGACCGGTTCAGCCCGTCACGCATCCGTCAGATAAAAAAAGGACTCAAGAATGGAGCCAAAGTAGAGGAAGCACATACCGTGGAAGAAATACACGATTTCTCACGGATGCTGCACAAGGTTTATTCCTCCCGCATACGCAGATATTTCCCTGCCAACGACTTTTTCCGTCACATGAACGATATGCTAATCAAAGGACAACAGGCAAAAATATTCGTAGTAAAATACAAAGAGAAAATCATTGGCGGTTCCGTCTGTATCTACTCGGGAGATGACGCGTACCTTTGGTTTTCCGGAGGAATGAAAAAGACATACGCACTTCAGTATCCGGGAGTGCTGGCCGTTTGGAAGGCATTGGAAGACGCCCACCAACGGGGATTCCGTCACATGGAATTTATGGATGTAGGACTTCCGTTCCGCAAACACGGTTATCGTGATTTCGTTCTCCGATTTGGAGGAAAGCAAAGCAGTACCCGCCGCTGGTTCCGTGTCAATTGGAATTGGCTGAACAAACTCTTAGTCAAATTTTATGTCTAA
- the mce gene encoding methylmalonyl-CoA epimerase encodes MKISHIEHLGIAVKSIEEALPYYENVLGLKCYNIETVEDQKVRTAFLKVGETKIELLEPTCPESTIAKFIENKGAGVHHVAFAVEDGVANALAEAESKEIRLIDKAPRKGAEGLNIAFLHPKSTLGVLTELCEH; translated from the coding sequence ATGAAGATTTCACACATTGAACATCTGGGCATTGCTGTAAAAAGCATCGAAGAAGCCCTTCCTTACTACGAAAATGTATTAGGTCTGAAGTGTTACAACATTGAAACAGTGGAAGATCAGAAAGTAAGAACTGCTTTTTTAAAAGTAGGCGAAACCAAAATTGAACTGTTGGAGCCGACTTGCCCGGAGAGTACTATTGCCAAATTCATTGAAAACAAAGGTGCAGGTGTTCATCATGTAGCCTTTGCTGTAGAAGATGGCGTAGCCAATGCTTTGGCAGAAGCAGAAAGCAAAGAAATCCGCCTTATCGACAAAGCTCCCCGCAAAGGTGCCGAAGGTTTGAATATTGCTTTCCTTCACCCGAAATCAACTTTGGGCGTGTTGACAGAACTCTGCGAACATTAA